In one window of Mesotoga infera DNA:
- a CDS encoding DUF2089 domain-containing protein — protein sequence MKYSISNCPVCGGKMTITEYKCDSCGTTIKGRFELDDIMKLSAEQLDYLKTFIKNRGNLSEVQKELDISYPTARNRLEDIVRAMGYQVVDKDREEASRILEKLESGELQPDEALEMLRRVRKKK from the coding sequence ATGAAATACTCAATAAGCAACTGTCCCGTCTGTGGGGGGAAAATGACAATCACAGAGTACAAGTGCGATAGTTGTGGAACAACGATTAAGGGAAGATTTGAGCTTGACGATATCATGAAACTCTCTGCCGAGCAACTTGACTACCTCAAGACTTTCATTAAGAATCGAGGCAATCTCTCAGAGGTTCAGAAAGAACTGGATATTTCCTATCCTACAGCCAGAAACAGACTCGAGGATATTGTGAGAGCCATGGGATATCAGGTTGTTGACAAAGACAGAGAAGAGGCTTCCAGAATTCTTGAGAAACTGGAATCTGGGGAACTGCAGCCCGACGAAGCTCTTGAGATGCTAAGAAGAGTCAGAAAAAAGAAGTAG
- a CDS encoding glycosyl hydrolase family protein codes for MMKKDFMWIAGIEDTFVTKTDKTSARTLDEYELTQHYSNWKEDLEIIADTGFKYVRYGIPWYTVNPERGKFDFSWTDRVFDFMGERGLIPIVDFIHYGTPHWMDNGFLNSCFPNYMADYELEVLERYNKSIDFFTPMNEPFITQEFCGRLSLWPPYLSGDDGFVKLLISTAKGIMKSVSSIKRELPDKFALHVEASGIFFSADQEVQEEVKKMNEIRYLTYDLIQGKVDTKHCLFDYLYSNGVGSEDLDWFAENRITVEGFGVNYYPQLSVFKVSKEKRKVSTTPFYGGTDYLEKLILSYHERYGGPIFLTETSTNGEPDHQILWWRESLRLVENLVDRGIDLRGYTWFPAIDLINWDYRYGSEPVENYVEPMGFVNLKMDPSRQFKRSSGELATVMRKDLRGEE; via the coding sequence ATGATGAAAAAAGACTTCATGTGGATAGCGGGAATTGAAGACACATTTGTGACTAAGACGGATAAGACTTCGGCCAGAACTCTTGATGAGTATGAACTCACACAACATTACTCGAACTGGAAAGAAGATCTGGAGATCATCGCGGATACGGGGTTCAAGTATGTTAGGTACGGAATTCCCTGGTATACTGTGAATCCCGAAAGAGGGAAGTTTGATTTTTCGTGGACTGACAGAGTCTTCGATTTCATGGGTGAGAGGGGCCTTATTCCAATAGTAGACTTCATTCACTACGGTACACCTCACTGGATGGACAATGGCTTTCTCAATAGCTGCTTTCCGAATTACATGGCTGATTATGAGTTGGAGGTTCTTGAAAGGTATAACAAGTCAATTGATTTCTTCACCCCCATGAATGAACCATTCATTACCCAGGAATTCTGCGGCCGCCTGTCACTCTGGCCTCCTTACTTGAGTGGTGATGACGGTTTTGTAAAATTGCTCATCTCGACGGCAAAAGGGATAATGAAATCAGTCTCGTCTATAAAAAGAGAACTGCCTGACAAATTCGCACTTCACGTCGAAGCGTCGGGCATCTTCTTTTCGGCCGACCAGGAAGTGCAAGAAGAAGTAAAGAAGATGAATGAAATTAGATATTTGACCTATGATCTTATACAGGGAAAGGTAGATACTAAGCATTGTCTTTTCGATTACCTGTACAGTAACGGGGTTGGTAGTGAAGATCTCGACTGGTTCGCAGAAAACAGAATAACAGTCGAGGGATTCGGGGTCAACTACTACCCACAATTAAGTGTATTCAAAGTCTCGAAAGAAAAGAGGAAGGTAAGCACAACACCATTCTATGGCGGGACAGATTATCTCGAGAAATTGATCTTGAGTTATCACGAGAGATACGGTGGTCCGATCTTTCTGACGGAAACAAGCACAAATGGCGAGCCAGATCATCAGATTCTCTGGTGGAGAGAGTCACTCAGACTCGTAGAAAATCTAGTAGATAGGGGGATAGACCTGAGAGGATATACGTGGTTTCCCGCAATAGATTTGATAAACTGGGACTATCGCTATGGATCCGAGCCAGTGGAGAATTATGTTGAACCGATGGGTTTCGTCAATCTCAAGATGGATCCCTCCAGGCAGTTCAAAAGATCTTCAGGAGAGCTTGCAACTGTTATGAGGAAAGACTTGCGAGGTGAAGAGTAG
- a CDS encoding carbohydrate ABC transporter permease, which yields MRRRGFGINIVALLISLIFLFPLYWTFLTAFRTEAQILAWPPDFLPRNLTISNFAEVLSHPHDTPVLQWFLNSVIAAVSYASLSVFVGILAAFALARLKFRFRDTYFKLMLVSMAVPGMIHFLPNYTTIDAFGWTDSLIAIIVPGLASTFGIFLLRQFFISIPREIEEASIIDGANIRQRILYIIVPLAKESIIILWVMNFMTNWNDYFWALVVLYSPEMRTMPVGISTLQGKYVTQYGPLMAGALFVAVPSILIFLLVQRYYIKGIDISGGVKE from the coding sequence ATGAGGAGAAGGGGTTTTGGAATAAACATAGTTGCTTTGCTGATCTCTCTTATATTCCTGTTCCCGCTGTACTGGACTTTTCTCACCGCATTCAGAACTGAGGCCCAGATACTCGCATGGCCACCTGACTTCTTGCCAAGAAACCTTACGATTTCTAATTTCGCGGAGGTTCTTTCACATCCTCACGACACTCCAGTTTTACAGTGGTTCTTGAACAGTGTGATTGCCGCCGTGAGCTATGCAAGCCTTTCAGTTTTTGTAGGTATTCTTGCCGCTTTCGCTCTTGCAAGGTTGAAATTCAGATTCAGAGATACTTACTTTAAGCTTATGCTGGTTTCTATGGCGGTACCTGGGATGATTCACTTTCTTCCCAACTACACTACGATAGACGCCTTTGGATGGACGGACAGTCTTATCGCGATAATCGTTCCGGGTCTGGCATCCACTTTTGGAATCTTTCTCTTGAGGCAGTTCTTCATTAGCATTCCAAGAGAAATCGAAGAGGCTTCGATAATAGACGGGGCAAACATAAGACAGCGAATCCTATACATAATTGTGCCCCTTGCGAAGGAATCAATAATCATTTTATGGGTAATGAACTTCATGACCAACTGGAACGACTACTTCTGGGCGCTTGTCGTTCTTTACTCTCCTGAGATGAGGACTATGCCTGTTGGAATCTCAACACTTCAGGGGAAGTACGTTACACAATACGGCCCTTTGATGGCCGGTGCTCTCTTTGTTGCCGTTCCCTCAATACTGATATTCCTCCTGGTCCAGAGGTATTACATTAAAGGAATAGATATAAGCGGTGGAGTGAAGGAGTAA
- a CDS encoding sugar ABC transporter permease — protein sequence MRTKKVIPYILILPHAVFFGVFFIFPLFKSVYMSLTEWGLFQGMIKYVGLDNYGKIFDFSGYRSEYFWKAIWVTVQFVIYSVPVLVFVATGLALMLNSKKLKTKSLHLTAIFVPTALSVTVVAVMWRWILNNHSGLLNYVLSFFGIGKIPWLTDLPWVWLSIVIATVWWTVGWNTVILLGGLKKIPDSLYDSAKVDGANSIQRFFYVTLPGLKQVMMFVVITQVLAGFGLFAQPQLMTGGGPGRETIPIMLHIYGEAFNPSRPRMGYATAMSLITGVIVISVTFLQYYLFTRNTKEDRR from the coding sequence TTGAGAACAAAGAAGGTTATTCCATATATTCTCATTTTGCCCCATGCGGTGTTCTTTGGCGTGTTTTTCATTTTCCCGTTGTTCAAAAGTGTTTATATGAGCCTCACAGAGTGGGGATTGTTTCAGGGCATGATTAAGTATGTCGGGTTGGACAATTACGGGAAGATCTTCGATTTCAGTGGGTATAGATCGGAATACTTTTGGAAGGCAATATGGGTAACCGTTCAGTTCGTTATCTATTCTGTGCCCGTGCTCGTTTTTGTCGCAACCGGGCTGGCACTAATGCTGAATAGCAAGAAGTTGAAGACAAAGAGTCTGCATCTTACGGCGATTTTTGTTCCTACGGCGCTCTCCGTAACCGTGGTGGCTGTTATGTGGAGGTGGATACTGAACAATCACTCCGGCCTACTGAACTACGTTCTTAGCTTCTTCGGCATCGGCAAAATCCCCTGGCTCACAGATCTACCCTGGGTTTGGTTATCTATTGTCATCGCGACAGTATGGTGGACGGTAGGCTGGAACACCGTGATCCTTCTGGGCGGGCTCAAAAAGATTCCCGATTCTCTGTATGATTCTGCCAAAGTCGATGGGGCAAATTCTATTCAAAGGTTTTTCTATGTGACGCTTCCCGGTCTAAAGCAGGTGATGATGTTTGTAGTCATAACTCAGGTGCTTGCGGGATTTGGATTGTTTGCTCAGCCTCAGCTGATGACAGGCGGGGGTCCCGGGAGGGAGACGATTCCAATAATGCTCCACATATATGGAGAGGCGTTCAATCCTTCCAGGCCAAGAATGGGCTACGCAACAGCTATGTCATTGATCACGGGAGTGATAGTAATTTCAGTAACCTTCCTCCAGTACTATCTCTTCACAAGAAATACCAAGGAGGATCGGCGATGA
- a CDS encoding ABC transporter substrate-binding protein, with amino-acid sequence MCRNLFSELGTLGRNNRTREGFFMKKLFVFSLLALLFFSVSAFGLVTLEYWTGFTGPDGSFMQELVDKFNEEHKDEIQVNMSTMLWADYNTKVPIALASGKGPDVGIAHVDNIRSLVSQGMLLPLDEYLEIMNMKEGDIVPSVWDAVHVDSNVYGIPLDVHPLVFYWNKDLFKEAGLDPENPPMTRDEFIKAAKLLTKDTNGDGTIDQWGTMIPVGWPNYFMWFSAFFSNGGVLFNEDLTKAAFNSPAGIDAMQFFVDLVFKHKVSPEKVQVDADIDAFKRGTCAMEFNGIWMLTDYMKVEGVSFGAGPVPQFGSERPANWAGSHTMVIYRQRKQDKERTEAAAKFVSWISNHSYEWALAGQIPANISVQNSPEFQSLPYHSTIAKGAQFVVFPPFFPKYGDATGPIWEALNLAILGQKTVEQALSDAERISNEILQD; translated from the coding sequence ATGTGCAGAAACCTGTTCTCAGAGTTAGGGACTCTGGGTAGGAATAACCGAACAAGGGAGGGTTTTTTCATGAAGAAGCTGTTTGTTTTCTCTTTGTTAGCCTTGCTTTTCTTCTCAGTCTCTGCTTTTGGATTAGTTACTCTCGAATACTGGACGGGTTTTACAGGGCCCGACGGTAGTTTTATGCAGGAACTTGTTGACAAGTTCAACGAAGAACACAAGGACGAGATTCAGGTGAACATGAGCACCATGCTGTGGGCGGACTATAACACAAAGGTGCCTATAGCACTTGCGAGCGGAAAGGGACCGGATGTTGGTATTGCACATGTGGATAACATCAGAAGTCTTGTAAGTCAGGGAATGCTTCTGCCTCTGGATGAGTACCTTGAGATCATGAATATGAAAGAGGGAGACATAGTTCCTTCGGTATGGGATGCCGTTCATGTAGACTCAAACGTGTACGGAATTCCACTTGATGTCCATCCTCTCGTCTTCTACTGGAACAAAGACCTTTTCAAAGAAGCCGGTCTCGATCCAGAGAATCCTCCGATGACTCGAGATGAATTCATTAAAGCCGCAAAGCTTCTTACGAAGGACACTAATGGAGATGGAACAATCGACCAATGGGGCACAATGATTCCAGTAGGTTGGCCCAACTACTTCATGTGGTTCTCCGCCTTCTTCTCCAATGGGGGGGTACTGTTCAATGAGGATTTGACTAAAGCCGCTTTCAATAGTCCTGCCGGAATCGATGCAATGCAGTTCTTCGTAGATCTGGTTTTCAAGCATAAGGTTTCACCTGAAAAGGTACAGGTCGACGCAGACATCGACGCTTTTAAGAGAGGAACCTGCGCAATGGAATTCAACGGAATCTGGATGCTTACTGACTACATGAAAGTTGAAGGAGTTAGTTTCGGCGCCGGACCGGTTCCACAATTCGGTTCTGAAAGGCCGGCAAACTGGGCCGGCTCCCACACTATGGTCATCTACAGACAGAGAAAACAGGACAAAGAAAGAACTGAAGCCGCTGCCAAGTTCGTCAGCTGGATAAGCAATCACAGCTACGAATGGGCACTTGCAGGCCAGATTCCCGCAAACATCTCTGTTCAGAATAGCCCGGAGTTCCAGTCTTTGCCCTATCACAGCACAATTGCCAAAGGTGCCCAATTCGTTGTTTTCCCACCTTTCTTCCCAAAGTACGGCGATGCTACAGGACCAATATGGGAAGCGTTGAACCTTGCCATTTTAGGGCAAAAAACGGTTGAACAAGCTCTTAGCGACGCAGAAAGAATAAGCAACGAAATTCTTCAAGACTAA
- a CDS encoding LacI family transcriptional regulator: MARITIKDVAKSLELSVSTVSRALNDKGDVDEKTREKVKNRARELGYAPNMMAKALKGKMLGLLGVIIDDNTNPFYAEVVKGMEREAKKHGFHLLLVNTAADYEEQVFAIEFLQNKGVDGILIAPVDDTKPAEMDGIKVPFVIVGRHFEKSRFCEVYNDEELGGYVATRHLLESGRSNVITVQPDMNIFPTRGRSLGYRKALQEYSAEIANSASELKSSPENAGEAVLEYLESGGACDAVFAYNDMYALEIIARLRSKNIRVPEEIAVVGYDDIPYSVYVCPTLTSVALDKDWLGRTSTEMLIKMIKGKKIREKRYVQKPVLRVRDSG; the protein is encoded by the coding sequence ATGGCTAGAATCACCATAAAGGATGTTGCAAAATCACTTGAGCTTTCAGTATCGACGGTCTCTCGAGCCCTGAATGATAAAGGGGATGTTGATGAGAAAACTAGAGAGAAGGTTAAGAATAGAGCAAGGGAACTTGGTTACGCGCCAAACATGATGGCAAAGGCGTTAAAGGGGAAGATGCTTGGGTTGCTCGGAGTGATAATTGATGACAATACAAACCCTTTCTATGCGGAAGTCGTTAAGGGTATGGAGAGAGAAGCCAAGAAGCATGGATTTCACCTTCTTCTTGTGAATACTGCTGCCGATTACGAGGAACAGGTCTTTGCGATCGAGTTCTTGCAGAACAAGGGAGTAGACGGAATCCTAATCGCTCCGGTCGATGATACGAAGCCTGCCGAGATGGATGGCATTAAGGTACCTTTTGTAATAGTCGGTAGGCACTTCGAGAAGAGCCGTTTCTGTGAAGTCTACAATGATGAGGAACTTGGGGGATACGTCGCGACGCGACACTTACTCGAATCCGGTCGCTCAAATGTCATCACCGTTCAACCGGACATGAATATCTTTCCTACCCGTGGAAGAAGTCTCGGCTACAGAAAGGCGCTTCAGGAATATTCCGCTGAGATTGCAAATTCGGCCAGCGAACTCAAGTCTTCTCCGGAAAACGCCGGGGAAGCTGTTCTGGAGTATCTTGAATCCGGTGGGGCTTGCGATGCAGTTTTTGCCTACAACGACATGTACGCTCTCGAGATAATCGCCCGACTACGTTCTAAGAATATAAGAGTTCCCGAAGAGATCGCTGTAGTCGGATATGACGACATACCTTATTCAGTCTATGTTTGTCCAACGCTTACTAGCGTTGCGCTTGATAAGGATTGGCTCGGAAGAACAAGTACCGAGATGCTCATCAAGATGATCAAAGGCAAGAAAATTAGAGAGAAAAGATATGTGCAGAAACCTGTTCTCAGAGTTAGGGACTCTGGGTAG
- a CDS encoding hemolysin III family protein, protein MSTIEGRRVDPLVSSENSNEGFNAISHILAAVLGLVGLVLLVVFSAVQQKWLHLVSFSIYGTTVVVSMTLSGLLHFFLWFRKYYKVFAILDHSAIYLLIAGTYTPFCFVVVGGWVGWTVFAIIWGLAILNIVLKSVFFSTMPLWVSMGGYLSMGWLSIALIYSVYIRLGLSAILLLLLGGSFYTVGAVIFIREKPNPFPGKIGNHEIWHILVMLGNLTFLLMMFIYVLPY, encoded by the coding sequence ATGAGTACAATTGAAGGCCGAAGGGTCGATCCGCTTGTATCTAGCGAAAACTCCAACGAAGGATTCAACGCGATAAGTCATATATTGGCCGCTGTTCTCGGTCTTGTCGGGCTGGTCCTGCTAGTTGTTTTTTCCGCCGTTCAACAGAAGTGGCTCCATCTGGTAAGCTTTTCGATATACGGGACGACCGTTGTCGTTTCAATGACCTTAAGCGGTCTTCTCCACTTCTTCTTGTGGTTCAGAAAGTATTACAAAGTCTTCGCAATCCTCGACCACAGCGCAATATACTTGCTCATCGCTGGCACCTACACTCCTTTCTGTTTCGTTGTTGTCGGAGGCTGGGTCGGCTGGACTGTCTTTGCGATAATCTGGGGACTTGCTATCCTCAACATAGTTCTAAAGTCTGTTTTCTTCTCCACCATGCCTTTATGGGTATCGATGGGAGGCTATCTTTCGATGGGATGGCTTTCAATTGCACTTATCTACAGCGTTTACATACGACTAGGACTGTCCGCTATTCTTCTTCTGCTTCTCGGCGGCTCCTTCTATACGGTTGGTGCAGTAATTTTCATACGAGAAAAACCGAATCCCTTCCCTGGCAAGATTGGCAACCACGAAATCTGGCATATTCTTGTCATGCTGGGCAATCTCACCTTCCTTTTGATGATGTTTATCTACGTCTTGCCTTACTAG